In one Methanobrevibacter arboriphilus genomic region, the following are encoded:
- a CDS encoding cobalamin biosynthesis protein, with the protein MYFQDITSLQFFIPFSLGILIFSILFDIFLGELPTKIHPVVFIGKNIEFFLKYLIKIKNKLSGLILTILVLLIVILFFIVILLISSYNLIIFVIISSLILSSTFSIRMLLSSAKSISNDLELDINSARVSMSYLVSRDTSELTESLIISATIETLSENITDSVISPVFYYIIANIILILVLSLELFSFSSVNINILNIIIFSVIIAIFYRIINTLDAMVGYKNEKYFNIGYFPAKLDDILNYIPARLGGVLTVLASFLYRNQGFNYKNSYLTMLNDAKKCPSPNSGFTMAAVAGALDISLTKKNVYKIGKDKNVLKKNDINKAIKLSKLTILLSILFLILIFLIFILIIFVFLL; encoded by the coding sequence ATGTATTTTCAAGATATAACTAGCTTACAATTTTTTATACCTTTTTCATTGGGTATATTGATTTTTTCAATATTATTTGATATTTTTTTAGGTGAACTACCAACAAAAATACACCCCGTAGTTTTCATTGGTAAAAATATTGAATTTTTCTTAAAATACTTAATAAAAATTAAAAACAAATTATCTGGACTTATTTTAACAATATTAGTTTTATTAATAGTAATATTATTTTTCATAGTAATATTATTAATATCTAGCTATAATCTTATTATCTTTGTGATAATATCATCGTTAATACTTTCTTCAACATTTTCAATTAGAATGCTACTTTCTTCAGCTAAATCGATTTCCAATGATTTAGAATTAGATATTAACTCTGCAAGAGTTTCCATGTCATATTTAGTAAGTAGAGATACATCTGAACTCACTGAATCTCTTATTATTTCCGCCACAATTGAAACATTATCTGAAAATATAACAGACTCTGTTATTTCACCGGTATTCTATTATATTATAGCTAATATTATCCTTATCTTAGTTTTATCTTTAGAATTGTTTAGCTTTTCTTCAGTTAATATAAATATTTTAAATATTATAATATTTTCTGTTATTATAGCTATTTTTTATAGAATAATTAATACATTAGATGCTATGGTTGGATATAAAAATGAAAAGTATTTTAATATTGGATATTTTCCAGCAAAATTAGATGATATATTGAATTATATCCCTGCTCGTCTTGGAGGAGTTTTAACAGTTTTAGCATCTTTTTTATATAGAAATCAAGGATTTAATTATAAAAATAGCTATTTAACAATGTTAAATGATGCTAAAAAATGCCCATCCCCAAATTCTGGATTTACAATGGCAGCTGTTGCAGGAGCTTTAGATATTTCCCTTACAAAAAAGAATGTTTATAAAATCGGTAAGGATAAAAATGTCTTAAAAAAGAATGATATCAATAAAGCTATTAAGCTTTCTAAATTAACTATTCTTTTATCTATTTTGTTTTTAATTTTAATTTTTTTAATATTTATATTAATTATTTTTGTATTTTTGTTATAA
- a CDS encoding DEAD/DEAH box helicase: MEKFIEHPFIKENTAEARIYQQVLAADVLKKGNTMIVAPTALGKTLVAVLVAADRLKKNKGSKVLILAPSKPLAIQHEENFRHFLNVKTTSITGATKPDERKKRWDDSQIICATPQTIESDLLNGRYDLEDVSLLVFDECHHAVGSYAYVYLGQRYVKTAKNHLILGLTASPGSNKDKIRQICENLFIEDVVVKNEDDVDVKPYFNPIEIDWVKVNMSKELEKIKNHINKALRHRLKMLKNLNVISTISVNKIDILKARGKVQNRIARATNPPKECYQAISILSAVINLQHALELLETQGVSTFNKYVSRIRKKNTKAAKGLLIDADFSQAILLSEQAEKNGWEHPKLKKLMEILKEELNIVDIKQSKLIESTDQENNLSKTNNSSKDNNSYKNNSSSNMNKNKRIIVFTQFRDTLEMIQKKCEKEGINSVKFYGQGSRDGEKGLTQTEQKNIIKSFKIGTYDVLISTSVAEEGIDIPSVDLVVLYEPVPSEVRMIQRRGRTGRKNTGNMKVLIAKGTRDEGYYWASLNKEKQMKKHLIDKDSLKNLNKNSFNKSKHEINSKIIGRKAEIGVILDDDGISINNNHNNYNGNINNINSDFDNNYDNYNNFNNSSKIIKNDINNNTQNNNILVYADSREGNSNVLRALDTINVNVRIKSMAAGDYQISDDIAIERKTAKDFIDSIVDKRLYKQAKLMKEEFKKPILILEGDDIYSGFLSPDAIRGSIASIAIDFGISIIPTRNPEDTAAMIKRIAIREQNQNNNPIQIRTERKPTELWEQQLFIIESLPNVGPVTAKKLLEKFSTVQAVIDASISELKEIDGIGSKTAENIRKVLDSKYLSFKDNDKDKKLL; the protein is encoded by the coding sequence ATGGAAAAATTTATTGAACATCCTTTTATAAAAGAAAATACTGCAGAAGCAAGGATATATCAACAAGTTCTAGCTGCTGATGTTCTTAAAAAAGGAAATACAATGATTGTTGCTCCAACTGCTTTGGGAAAAACTCTTGTAGCTGTATTAGTAGCTGCAGATAGACTTAAAAAAAATAAAGGTTCTAAAGTTCTTATTTTAGCTCCTAGTAAACCTTTAGCAATTCAACATGAAGAAAATTTTAGACATTTTCTTAATGTAAAAACTACTTCTATTACTGGGGCTACTAAACCAGATGAAAGAAAAAAAAGATGGGATGATTCTCAAATTATTTGTGCAACACCACAAACAATCGAATCAGATTTACTTAATGGAAGATATGATCTTGAAGATGTATCTCTTCTTGTTTTTGATGAATGTCATCATGCTGTAGGATCTTATGCTTATGTATATCTTGGACAAAGATATGTAAAAACAGCTAAAAATCATTTGATTCTAGGATTAACTGCTTCTCCTGGTTCTAATAAAGATAAAATTCGGCAAATATGTGAAAACCTTTTTATTGAAGATGTTGTTGTAAAAAATGAGGATGATGTGGATGTAAAACCTTATTTTAATCCTATTGAGATAGATTGGGTTAAAGTTAATATGAGCAAAGAGCTTGAAAAAATCAAAAATCACATTAATAAAGCTCTTAGGCATCGATTAAAAATGTTAAAAAATTTAAATGTTATTTCTACCATTTCTGTTAATAAAATTGATATCTTAAAAGCTCGAGGTAAAGTACAAAATCGAATTGCTAGAGCTACAAATCCTCCAAAAGAATGTTATCAAGCAATTTCAATTTTAAGTGCAGTTATTAATCTTCAACATGCTTTAGAACTTTTAGAAACTCAAGGTGTTTCAACTTTCAATAAATATGTTTCAAGGATAAGAAAAAAGAATACTAAGGCTGCTAAAGGACTTTTAATAGATGCTGATTTTTCTCAAGCTATTCTATTAAGTGAACAAGCTGAAAAAAATGGATGGGAACATCCTAAATTAAAAAAACTCATGGAAATATTAAAAGAAGAACTAAACATTGTTGATATTAAACAATCTAAACTAATAGAAAGCACTGATCAAGAAAACAATCTCTCTAAAACCAACAACTCTTCTAAAGATAATAATTCTTATAAAAATAATAGCTCTTCTAATATGAATAAAAATAAAAGAATCATCGTTTTCACACAATTCAGAGATACACTTGAAATGATCCAGAAGAAGTGTGAAAAAGAAGGTATTAATTCTGTTAAATTTTATGGTCAAGGATCAAGGGATGGAGAAAAAGGACTTACTCAGACAGAACAAAAGAATATTATTAAATCATTCAAAATTGGAACTTATGATGTTTTAATTTCAACTAGTGTTGCTGAAGAAGGAATTGATATTCCTTCTGTTGATTTAGTTGTTCTTTATGAACCTGTACCTTCGGAAGTTCGAATGATTCAAAGAAGAGGAAGAACTGGAAGGAAAAATACTGGTAATATGAAAGTTCTCATTGCTAAAGGTACTAGAGATGAAGGTTATTATTGGGCAAGTTTAAATAAAGAAAAACAAATGAAAAAACATTTAATAGATAAAGATTCTTTAAAAAATTTAAATAAAAACTCTTTCAATAAATCAAAACATGAAATAAATTCAAAAATAATTGGAAGAAAGGCAGAAATAGGCGTTATTTTAGACGATGACGGTATTTCAATAAATAATAACCATAATAATTATAATGGTAATATTAATAATATTAATAGCGATTTTGATAATAATTATGATAATTATAATAATTTTAATAATTCTAGTAAAATAATTAAGAATGATATCAACAATAATACTCAAAATAATAATATTCTTGTTTATGCAGATTCAAGAGAAGGAAACTCTAATGTACTTCGAGCTTTAGATACAATCAATGTCAATGTGAGAATCAAATCTATGGCTGCTGGTGATTATCAAATTAGTGATGATATTGCTATTGAAAGAAAAACAGCTAAAGATTTTATTGATTCTATCGTTGATAAAAGACTTTATAAACAAGCTAAATTAATGAAAGAAGAGTTTAAAAAACCAATTTTAATTTTAGAAGGAGATGATATATATTCTGGTTTTTTATCTCCTGATGCTATTAGAGGTTCTATTGCATCTATTGCAATAGACTTTGGAATTTCCATTATTCCAACTAGAAATCCTGAAGATACTGCAGCTATGATTAAAAGAATTGCTATTAGAGAGCAAAATCAAAATAATAATCCTATTCAAATCAGAACTGAAAGAAAACCCACTGAATTATGGGAACAACAGCTGTTTATTATTGAATCATTGCCTAATGTTGGTCCTGTTACAGCAAAAAAATTACTTGAAAAATTTTCAACAGTTCAAGCTGTAATTGATGCGTCTATTTCAGAACTTAAAGAAATTGATGGTATAGGATCTAAAACTGCTGAAAATATTAGAAAAGTTTTAGACTCTAAATATTTAAGCTTTAAAGATAATGATAAAGATAAAAAATTATTATAA
- a CDS encoding DUF2299 domain-containing protein yields MIDEKIIKKWLVEEGLFKEQIPDETSNFHFLINYPNEHVLDLIQPKHKEDMILIGCASEIAPEQVALIKDSANKKREKFIWDIRFALNQFLLDFELEHPDNVLNRFVISEEIYEDGLTKNSLILSIKKVFKGKLQCIWITGKTFGEGENSQINDNSMFV; encoded by the coding sequence ATGATTGACGAAAAAATAATCAAAAAATGGCTTGTTGAAGAAGGCCTATTTAAAGAACAAATACCTGATGAAACTTCTAATTTCCATTTTCTTATAAACTATCCAAATGAACATGTACTTGATCTTATACAGCCAAAACATAAAGAAGATATGATACTTATTGGTTGTGCATCTGAAATAGCTCCTGAACAAGTAGCTTTGATTAAAGATTCAGCGAATAAAAAAAGAGAGAAATTTATATGGGACATTAGATTTGCTTTAAATCAGTTTCTTCTTGATTTTGAGCTTGAGCATCCAGATAATGTTTTAAATAGATTTGTTATCTCTGAAGAAATATATGAAGATGGTTTAACAAAAAATAGTTTAATATTATCAATTAAAAAAGTTTTTAAAGGAAAGTTACAGTGTATTTGGATAACTGGTAAAACATTTGGTGAAGGTGAAAATTCGCAAATAAATGATAATAGTATGTTTGTTTAA
- a CDS encoding cobalt-precorrin 5A hydrolase, producing the protein MNIAILSVSKKGKILSSKLKSLLSKDPTIITVDTYHKNIKNNIDNIFIDNEDKTLKYDAIIGIMATGILIRSIAKKIKNKAIDPAILAMDDNGKFTISLLSGHLGRANELALKISKLINSEPVITTATDINNKIGIDSLSNKYYWEIINKNEILEFNKAILDEKNIKIFLNNDENSNVRYIRDLNDFLTNKNKNTVEIIDLKDNEMSINNIDNIFISSTITNSVYNSNTKSNQDEYNNMYKDNYFDIFANFNNHYLFFKQKKLVVGIGSRADIKEKNVLNAIKLAMHNLKLPLGRIDAIATVEIKSNEEGILKTAKHLKTPLKIVSLNEIRRLNNKTISHSDFVKNKFNIPGVAEPAALIIANKNENNSKLIHKKIAINGVTVAVAVSN; encoded by the coding sequence ATGAATATTGCAATATTATCAGTTTCAAAAAAAGGAAAAATCCTTTCATCAAAACTTAAATCGTTATTATCTAAAGATCCAACTATAATCACTGTTGATACATATCATAAGAATATTAAAAATAATATTGACAATATTTTTATCGATAATGAGGATAAAACTTTAAAATATGATGCTATTATTGGAATAATGGCTACAGGAATCCTTATAAGATCTATAGCTAAAAAAATTAAGAATAAAGCCATTGATCCTGCTATTTTAGCTATGGATGATAATGGAAAGTTTACTATTAGTTTACTTTCTGGTCATCTCGGCAGGGCAAATGAATTAGCTTTAAAAATATCTAAATTAATTAATTCAGAACCAGTAATAACTACTGCCACAGATATTAATAATAAAATTGGTATTGATTCTCTTTCAAACAAATATTATTGGGAAATTATCAATAAAAATGAAATTTTAGAATTCAATAAAGCAATTTTAGATGAAAAAAATATTAAAATTTTTTTAAATAATGATGAAAATTCTAATGTAAGATATATCCGCGATTTAAATGATTTTTTAACTAATAAAAATAAAAATACAGTTGAAATCATTGACCTAAAAGATAATGAAATGTCAATAAATAATATTGATAATATATTTATTTCATCTACAATTACTAATTCAGTATATAATTCTAATACTAAATCTAATCAAGATGAATATAATAATATGTATAAAGATAATTATTTCGATATTTTTGCTAATTTTAACAATCACTACCTATTTTTTAAACAAAAAAAATTAGTTGTTGGAATTGGATCAAGAGCAGATATAAAAGAAAAAAACGTTTTAAATGCTATTAAACTAGCTATGCATAATTTAAAACTTCCTCTGGGACGGATTGATGCAATTGCTACAGTTGAAATTAAATCTAATGAGGAAGGAATTTTAAAAACAGCTAAACATCTTAAGACACCCTTGAAAATCGTATCTTTAAATGAAATAAGAAGATTAAATAATAAAACCATATCTCATTCAGATTTTGTAAAAAACAAATTTAATATCCCTGGAGTAGCTGAACCAGCAGCTCTTATAATAGCAAATAAAAATGAAAATAATTCAAAACTTATTCATAAAAAAATAGCTATTAATGGTGTTACAGTTGCAGTTGCAGTTTCTAATTAA
- a CDS encoding tRNA (adenine-N1)-methyltransferase codes for MIIIIDERSKKYIIDQKSDFQSDLGIIDQNDLANAKIGQTLTTHLGKKFKVIKPSVNDFIELMDRRCSILIQKDIGTIISKCGIGSGSRIVDAGTGAGAIALNFGNIVGECGNVYSYEIREDFAEVAKSNIEKFGLDNIIEIKNKDIKEGIEENEIDLIFLDLIKPYEIFEDVYSCLNTGGYLAVYAPYIDQIETSYKIAKKIGFLDLSIIETLEREIEVRNQGTRPKTRMIGHSGYLMFGRKL; via the coding sequence TTGATAATTATAATAGATGAAAGATCTAAAAAATATATTATTGATCAAAAATCTGATTTTCAGAGTGATTTAGGAATTATAGATCAAAATGATCTAGCTAATGCAAAAATAGGTCAAACACTAACAACACACTTGGGAAAAAAATTTAAAGTAATTAAACCATCTGTTAATGATTTTATAGAATTAATGGATAGAAGATGTTCAATATTGATTCAAAAAGACATTGGTACAATAATTTCAAAGTGTGGTATTGGAAGTGGAAGTAGAATTGTTGATGCTGGTACTGGAGCTGGTGCTATAGCTTTAAATTTTGGAAATATTGTTGGAGAATGTGGAAATGTTTACAGTTACGAGATTAGAGAAGATTTTGCAGAGGTAGCTAAAAGTAATATAGAAAAATTTGGTTTAGATAACATTATTGAAATAAAAAATAAAGATATAAAAGAAGGAATTGAAGAAAACGAAATAGACTTAATTTTTCTTGATTTAATCAAACCATATGAAATATTTGAAGATGTTTATAGTTGTTTAAATACAGGCGGATATCTTGCTGTTTATGCTCCATATATAGATCAAATTGAAACTTCATATAAAATAGCTAAAAAGATAGGTTTCCTAGATTTATCAATTATTGAAACACTTGAAAGAGAAATTGAAGTAAGAAATCAAGGTACAAGGCCTAAAACTAGAATGATAGGGCATAGTGGTTATTTGATGTTTGGAAGAAAACTTTGA
- a CDS encoding orc1/cdc6 family replication initiation protein, producing MTNIFDNLADKGSVFKDKQYLDHRFLPDNLPHRKDQITGIAKYWIEALNNVTPSDVTIYGKTGTGKTAAAKFAMKQLEEAASNKELRIRTEYIRCTDYTTEYQVIAKLCQQMGRDVPYRGWTKAEVVNTFRDILKSNLYGNKMILIVVLDEIDILLKNDGDGILYTLTRTDNVSILSISNYVDFKKFIKSRVMSSFRDREIVFPPYGAQQLVDILEERSRLSFNPETLTNDVIPLCAAMAAKEEGDARYALDLLRTAGEIADEKESKLVHGDYVREAKDKIEHNKITDLITTLPAQQQRVLEAILNLTQEKEEITSGKLYDTYKEVSKGDTVSYRRIFDFINELEMLGIISTNTISRGRGRGRTNIISLQCDNDILEDALYSI from the coding sequence ATGACTAATATTTTTGATAATTTGGCTGACAAAGGTTCCGTTTTTAAAGATAAACAATATTTAGACCACAGATTTTTACCTGATAACTTACCTCATAGAAAAGACCAGATTACGGGCATAGCTAAATACTGGATAGAAGCTTTAAACAATGTAACACCTTCTGATGTAACTATTTATGGAAAAACAGGGACTGGAAAAACTGCAGCAGCTAAATTTGCAATGAAACAATTAGAAGAAGCTGCATCTAATAAAGAATTAAGAATTAGAACTGAATATATTAGATGTACAGATTATACAACAGAATATCAGGTTATAGCTAAACTTTGTCAACAAATGGGAAGAGATGTTCCTTATAGAGGATGGACTAAGGCAGAAGTTGTAAATACTTTTAGAGATATTCTTAAATCTAATTTATATGGAAATAAGATGATCTTGATTGTTGTTTTAGATGAGATAGATATTCTTCTTAAGAATGACGGAGATGGGATTCTTTATACACTAACAAGAACTGATAATGTGTCAATATTATCTATAAGTAATTATGTTGATTTTAAAAAATTCATTAAAAGCAGAGTTATGAGTAGTTTTAGAGATAGAGAAATTGTTTTTCCTCCTTATGGAGCTCAACAGTTAGTTGATATCTTAGAAGAAAGATCAAGACTATCTTTTAACCCAGAAACATTAACAAATGACGTTATTCCTCTTTGTGCAGCTATGGCTGCTAAAGAAGAAGGAGATGCAAGGTATGCATTGGATCTTTTAAGAACAGCTGGTGAAATAGCTGATGAAAAAGAGTCTAAGCTTGTCCATGGTGACTATGTTAGAGAAGCAAAAGATAAGATTGAACATAATAAAATAACAGATCTTATTACCACACTACCTGCTCAACAACAGAGAGTGTTAGAAGCAATTTTAAATTTAACTCAGGAAAAAGAAGAAATTACCTCTGGTAAACTTTATGATACATATAAAGAGGTTTCTAAAGGAGATACAGTTTCATATAGAAGAATTTTTGACTTTATCAATGAACTTGAAATGCTTGGAATTATTTCTACAAACACAATTTCAAGAGGGCGTGGTAGAGGAAGAACTAATATAATTTCTTTACAGTGTGATAATGACATATTAGAGGATGCACTATATTCTATTTAA
- the pyrB gene encoding aspartate carbamoyltransferase produces the protein MIKIFNLNDVISIKDFQKKDIEFILNEAENLEKIAKSQEFSDELAGKILGMMFFEPSTRTRLSFETSMKRLGGNCVGFAGSSASSVSKGESLADTSKMFEAYSDALIIRHSLEGAAKFISDIVDVPVINAGDGAGQHPTQTLLDLYTIKRQFDKIKGLNVALVGDLKYGRTVHSLAYALGMFDAQMSFVSPDELKMPKETLHDLKKNNVKFHETNSLKDVIDEIDVLYVTRIQKERFPDEEEYSKIKGAYLIDHDLVKGKDLIVMHPLPRVDEISTDIDNTKYNKYFEQAFYGVPVRMAILKNIIKNKF, from the coding sequence GTGATTAAAATTTTTAATCTGAATGATGTAATATCAATAAAGGATTTTCAAAAAAAAGATATTGAATTTATTTTAAATGAAGCTGAAAATCTTGAAAAAATAGCGAAATCCCAGGAATTTTCAGATGAATTAGCAGGTAAAATATTGGGAATGATGTTTTTTGAACCTTCAACTAGAACTCGTTTATCTTTTGAAACATCCATGAAAAGATTAGGTGGTAATTGTGTTGGTTTTGCTGGAAGTTCAGCTAGTTCTGTTTCAAAAGGAGAAAGTTTAGCTGATACATCAAAAATGTTTGAAGCTTATTCAGATGCTCTTATTATTCGACATAGTTTAGAAGGAGCTGCAAAATTTATTTCAGATATTGTGGATGTTCCTGTAATAAATGCTGGAGATGGTGCTGGACAACATCCAACTCAAACTCTTCTTGATCTTTACACAATTAAGCGCCAATTTGATAAAATTAAAGGTTTAAATGTTGCTTTAGTAGGGGATTTGAAATATGGCCGTACTGTGCATTCTTTAGCTTATGCACTTGGAATGTTTGATGCTCAAATGAGCTTTGTATCGCCTGATGAATTAAAAATGCCAAAAGAAACTCTCCATGATCTAAAAAAGAACAATGTAAAATTTCACGAAACAAATAGTTTGAAAGATGTTATTGATGAGATTGATGTTTTGTATGTTACTAGAATACAGAAAGAAAGGTTTCCAGATGAAGAAGAATATTCAAAAATAAAAGGAGCTTATTTGATTGATCATGACCTTGTAAAAGGAAAAGATCTTATTGTGATGCATCCTCTTCCAAGAGTTGATGAAATATCTACAGATATTGATAATACTAAATATAATAAGTATTTTGAACAGGCTTTTTATGGTGTTCCTGTAAGAATGGCTATTTTAAAGAATATTATTAAAAATAAATTTTAA